From a single Nicotiana tomentosiformis chromosome 2, ASM39032v3, whole genome shotgun sequence genomic region:
- the LOC104094326 gene encoding uncharacterized protein isoform X1, which translates to MEYFQKAKSVRLRSHHEKFLLADPDQETVYQDRTGSSRSAKWTVEFPEGFDNVVRLKSCYGKYLTASDEQFLFGVTGQKVVQSLPNKLDSSVEWEPMKEEGSLVKLKTRYGNYLRANSGLPPWRNSVTHDIPHRHQDWILWEVDTVELLPAESPESISRSESVGDDLSSSFHLTTAKFSRTKSTVKSEGRLIYYHVADENGNANDSVEGPSFQFKGHGLEELTQKLEEETGLENIIVCSRNKFNGNLYPLRLALPPNNATMHVVVIPASSKVAKELMADVPTSKWSVVKTLS; encoded by the exons ATGGAATATTTCCAGAAAGCCAAATCCGTCAGGTTAAGGAGCCACCACGAGAAATTCTTATTAGCTGATCCTGATCAAGAAACCGTATACCAAGATCGCACTGGATCTTCAAGGAGTGCAAAATGGACTGTTGAATTTCCTGAAGGATTCGACAATGTTGTCCGATTGAAGAGTTGTTATGGCAAATACTTAACAGCCTCAGATGAACAATTTCTCTTTGGTGTAACGGGTCAAAAAGTTGTACAAAGTTTGCCTAATAAATTGGATTCATCAGTTGAGTGGGAACCAATGAAAGAAGAAGGTTCCCTTGTAAAGCTGAAAACTAGATATGGGAATTATTTAAGGGCAAATAGTGGATTACCACCTTGGAGAAATTCAGTTACACATGATATACCTCATAGGCATCAAGATTGGATCTTATGGGAAGTTGATACTGTTGAGTTATTGCCAGCTGAATCGCCTGAAAGCATTTCGAGATCAGAATCAGTGGGTGATGATTTGAGCTCATCTTTTCATCTTACCACTGCTAAATTTTCCAGGACTAAG TCCACAGTGAAGTCTGAAGGTCGGTTAATCTATTATCATGTGGCGGATGAAAATGGAAATGCGAATGATTCAGTGGAAGGGCCTTCTTTTCAGTTCAAAGGTCATGGATTGGAGGAACTGACTCAAAAGTTGGAGGAAGAAACAGGTCTGGAGAATATTATTGTTTGTTCGCGGAACAAATTTAATGGAAATTTATATCCTCTTCGTTTAGCATTACCTCCAAACAATGCAACTATGCATGTTGTTGTAATACCTGCATCGTCTAAAG TGGCAAAAGAACTGATGGCAGATGTTCCCACTTCCAAATGGTCGGTGGTTAAGACTCTATCGTGA
- the LOC104094326 gene encoding uncharacterized protein isoform X2 — protein sequence MEYFQKAKSVRLRSHHEKFLLADPDQETVYQDRTGSSRSAKWTVEFPEGFDNVVRLKSCYGKYLTASDEQFLFGVTGQKVVQSLPNKLDSSVEWEPMKEEGSLVKLKTRYGNYLRANSGLPPWRNSVTHDIPHRHQDWILWEVDTVELLPAESPESISRSESVGDDLSSSFHLTTAKFSRTKSTVKSEGRLIYYHVADENGNANDSVEGPSFQFKGHGLEELTQKLEEETGLENIIVCSRNKFNGNLYPLRLALPPNNATMHVVVIPASSKECWCFHSAIRKIPPQYGAGC from the exons ATGGAATATTTCCAGAAAGCCAAATCCGTCAGGTTAAGGAGCCACCACGAGAAATTCTTATTAGCTGATCCTGATCAAGAAACCGTATACCAAGATCGCACTGGATCTTCAAGGAGTGCAAAATGGACTGTTGAATTTCCTGAAGGATTCGACAATGTTGTCCGATTGAAGAGTTGTTATGGCAAATACTTAACAGCCTCAGATGAACAATTTCTCTTTGGTGTAACGGGTCAAAAAGTTGTACAAAGTTTGCCTAATAAATTGGATTCATCAGTTGAGTGGGAACCAATGAAAGAAGAAGGTTCCCTTGTAAAGCTGAAAACTAGATATGGGAATTATTTAAGGGCAAATAGTGGATTACCACCTTGGAGAAATTCAGTTACACATGATATACCTCATAGGCATCAAGATTGGATCTTATGGGAAGTTGATACTGTTGAGTTATTGCCAGCTGAATCGCCTGAAAGCATTTCGAGATCAGAATCAGTGGGTGATGATTTGAGCTCATCTTTTCATCTTACCACTGCTAAATTTTCCAGGACTAAG TCCACAGTGAAGTCTGAAGGTCGGTTAATCTATTATCATGTGGCGGATGAAAATGGAAATGCGAATGATTCAGTGGAAGGGCCTTCTTTTCAGTTCAAAGGTCATGGATTGGAGGAACTGACTCAAAAGTTGGAGGAAGAAACAGGTCTGGAGAATATTATTGTTTGTTCGCGGAACAAATTTAATGGAAATTTATATCCTCTTCGTTTAGCATTACCTCCAAACAATGCAACTATGCATGTTGTTGTAATACCTGCATCGTCTAAAG AGTGTTGGTGTTTTCACTCGGCTATTAGAAAGATCCCACCTCAGTATGGGGCGGGTTGTTGA